Proteins encoded in a region of the Trypanosoma brucei gambiense DAL972 chromosome 11, complete sequence genome:
- a CDS encoding cyclin 1 yields MMTNLNVRTIKGCFPGSLPDALNDMSVIDHILSLTGRFDEGQAALASTVNVVYVGTAVYDIPRYREEYTKNFIARGCGISEVCVAEARSTGATPCAAATMVTPDQLQHLAEAHIILLPEGNTLFAIRRWEETGLDACLRASAARGVVLVGGGCCFRAEHSDSANPKTCAQYMLSRENEVDSGQPVEMEEGGAKWEYLCVHGLSVLPGIFCPQHSSRDATGLLLNESFSKMLKRHPTERGIGVDCRAVLLLMGDGRYQVLTIANREGRTASVKDINIQIKDVVEGNVQTTTIQQQGSVEELLRKPCGPVVRDPFEAYYAMANPTALTEKLLCAPR; encoded by the coding sequence ATGATGACAAACTTGAATGTGCGGACCATTAAGGGCTGCTTCCCCGGTTCCTTACCTGATGCACTCAACGACATGTCCGTCATCGATCACATTCTTTCCCTGACTGGACGCTTCGACGAGGGTCAGGCTGCGCTGGCGTCAACTGTCAACGTGGTTTATGTTGGTACCGCGGTCTACGATATTCCACGCTATCGTGAAGAGTACACGAAGAATTTCATAGCGCGCGGTTGCGGAATAAGTGAGGTTTGCGTTGCAGAAGCGCGGTCGACCGGAGCGACACCGTGTGCGGCTGCTACCATGGTTACGCCAGACCAGCTTCAGCACTTAGCGGAGGCACATATCATTTTACTACCGGAGGGTAACACCCTTTTCGCTATACGACGCTGGGAGGAAACGGGCCTCGATGCGTGTCTCCGGGCAAGTGCAGCTCGTGGTGTTGTCTTAGTGGGGGGTGGTTGCTGCTTCAGGGCTGAACACAGCGACTCGGCAAACCCCAAAACATGCGCACAGTACATGTTGTCGCGGGAAAATGAAGTGGATTCAGGGCAGCCGGTGGAAATGGAGGAAGGGGGTGCGAAGTGGGAGTACCTATGCGTTCACGGCCTCAGTGTGTTGCCGGGTATATTCTGCCCCCAGCACAGCTCGCGTGACGCCACGGGTTTACTCTTGAATGAAAGCTTTAGTAAGATGCTGAAACGGCATCCAACTGAGCGAGGGATTGGTGTCGACTGCAGGGCGGTGCTTCTGCTGATGGGTGACGGTCGGTACCAGGTGCTGACGATAGCCAATAGAGAGGGAAGAACTGCCTCCGTTAAGGACATAAACATCCAAATAAAGGATGTTGTCGAGGGAAATGTGCAGACAACCACAATTCAACAACAGGGAAGCGTAGAAGAACTGCTTCGAAAACCGTGTGGACCTGTCGTACGAGACCCCTTTGAGGCGTACTATGCAATGGCCAACCCAACTGCGCTAACAGAAAAGCTACTATGTGCACCCAGGTGA
- a CDS encoding Zinc finger DHHC domain containing transmembrane protein, putative: MESFGPLAVVSATILSVIAVFYIGIMGPSRYHRNGVVGWLYRGMVKLPHACVSCCCCRSGTSGGLFSCFMKTRCGRCFHYLMNERHWGLVILYIILVWPVEIAYLALVAMRLKASLLSKMVSWGLVLFSEVVYFAAVFSDPGTVTSRSEKDAQKRAFATAGGAKPQMKKGHEATRKGEERMQYRKFLLSPRAEEEQGQRYVVDGILYGKDSTRGCGVECPTCNVPRPSRSKHCRMCNRCVRRYDHHCPWINNDVAEGNHRWFLLFLLIHIIECIWGLWDLYTMVVQFLTAQGLWVSAIRFANGYTYRITNIHRLFAIATMHPLVLFLIIFAAPITVVLAVFWLQQMSFVVSNVTINDMNKIDTTIDFITTLPTATDVYEEAQNVRSVLENVAARPPRRLRALKRPSAEAIVVGSKKDKAYRKEVSKMLMSDLKGLFNRGVWNNLKEVMFPYS; this comes from the coding sequence ATGGAATCGTTCGGCCCTCTTGCGGTCGTTTCGGCCACTATTCTTTCTGTAATCGCTGTTTTTTATATCGGTATCATGGGGCCTTCACGTTACCACCGTAACGGCGTTGTTGGGTGGTTATACCGAGGCATGGTGAAGCTCCCACATGCGTGCGtcagttgctgttgttgccgtaGTGGAACCAGCGGTGGGTTATTCAGCTGCTTCATGAAAACCCGGTGTGGTCGTTGTTTCCACTACCTTATGAATGAGCGTCATTGGGGTTTAGTTATTCTCTACATCATCCTCGTATGGCCTGTGGAGATTGCGTATTTGGCACTGGTTGCCATGCGACTCAAGGCATCACTTCTCTCCAAAATGGTTAGTTGGGGGCTTGTCCTTTTCTCTGAAGTTGTTTACTTCGCTGCCGTCTTTTCAGACCCGGGGACTGTCACATCGCGGTCGGAAAAGGACGCTCAAAAGCGTGCATTTGCCACAGCTGGTGGAGCAAAGCCACAGATGAAAAAGGGTCATGAAGCAACAAGAAAGGGCGAGGAGCGAATGCAATATCGGAagtttttactttcccctcGTGCAGAAGAGGAGCAGGGTCAGCGCTACGTTGTGGATGGGATCCTTTACGGAAAGGATAGCACCCGCGGTTGTGGAGTTGAGTGCCCCACCTGTAATGTCCCCCGCCCCAGCCGTAGCAAACACTGTCGGATGTGTAACCGCTGTGTTCGGCGCTATGATCATCATTGCCCGTGGATAAACAACGACGTGGCGGAGGGTAACCACCGTTGGTTCTTGCTGTTTCTCCTAATACACATCATCGAATGTATATGGGGACTCTGGGATTTGTACACAATGGTGGTGCAGTTTCTAACAGCGCAAGGTTTGTGGGTGTCGGCCATCAGGTTCGCTAACGGATACACATACCGCATAACAAATATCCATCGCCTCTTTGCAATCGCAACGATGCATCCTTTGGTGCTCTTCTTGATTATTTTTGCCGCTCCCATCACTGTTGTTCTAGCGGTTTTTTGGCTGCAGCAAATGTCATTTGTGGTGTCAAACGTTACCATCAACGACATGAACAAAATAGACACAACAATAGACTTTATCACCACTTTGCCTACAGCGACAGATGTGTACGAGGAGGCGCAAAACGTGCGTTCCGTGCTTGAAAATGTCGCAGCGCGACCACCCCGACGGCTGAGGGCGCTGAAAAGGCCATCGGCAGAGGCGATTGTTGTGGGAAGCAAAAAGGATAAGGCATACCGTAAAGAGGTGAGTAAGATGCTGATGAGCGACCTAAAGGGGTTGTTTAACCGTGGGGTATGGAATAATCTGAAGGAGGTGATGTTTCCCTACAGTTGa
- a CDS encoding prefoldin subunit 2, putative, whose product MAATNSPTEEEVVMRYQQLRQECLAMDSRISELENELHEHQLVADTLKPLNGDRRCHRLVGGALIERTVADILPELVENIKGIEEALAQLNKMLTEKQAAMDEYARKHGVTVAQRQGQTPAGGGGANSDEGEKKPMGADSRGVLV is encoded by the coding sequence ATGGCCGCAACAAACTCACCCACAGAAGAGGAAGTTGTTATGCGCTACCAGCAGCTCCGTCAAGAGTGCCTCGCCATGGACTCACGCATCTCCGAACTGGAGAACGAGCTGCATGAGCACCAGTTGGTGGCGGATACTCTCAAGCCACTGAACGGTGATCGCCGGTGTCATCGCCTTGTGGGTGGGGCGCTCATTGAACGCACAGTTGCAGATATATTACCCGAGCTTGTGGAAAATATTAAGGGTATCGAGGAGGCGTTAGCGCAGCTGAACAAGATGCTGACAGAAAAGCAAGCAGCGATGGACGAATACGCGAGGAAGCATGGTGTGACCGTAGCCCAGCGGCAGGGTCAGACCCCCGCTGGTGGAGGTGGCGCCAATAGcgatgaaggggaaaagaagccgATGGGCGCAGACAGCAGGGGTGTTCTGGTATGA
- a CDS encoding variant surface glycoprotein (VSG)-related,putative, whose amino-acid sequence MEGLRGWWCILFVVTISQAGEAQEKPINRDEFEALCRFINLAGDSETPTKVEKNVKRTVKKILAESGVADSGKKELEDLQKQAEKYREENMSFWETVGMGEINRSLTDALYGENHNAVVKAQGSRDPICGAREADAGTEAGKSLAIDLFCLCSTSPELHNFQQICCADCRGGANDHPWIPSEDGNQRWKFLAQKCGETNQGGKLSTDSIEKSAEFFLKTLKNPLDSRAEARRTVLGSTNGDVSINCNGWKTSGNGRCVKYDPNHLNDGILSIPWYVKLAKAATRMDKLMEAEKTLREILENVEKLERKQVAIPPKPADEGNAVPSVSKDVVENNNENSGVSNNREKRESKGELNEEKSPGSEKSPEEVDCDGCKPEEGCEEGKCESENGRHDSEGTKRPPVKSHSATIIGGSLKFFLLLG is encoded by the coding sequence ATGGAGGGTTTGCGTGGGTGGTGGTGCATCCTATTTGTCGTAACAATCTCTCAAGCTGGTGAAGCACAAGAAAAACCAATTAACCGGGACGAGTTCGAAGCCCTGTGCCGGTTTATAAATCTCGCGGGAGACAGTGAGACACCAACGAAGGTTGAGAAAAATGTCAAGCGAACAGTGAAGAAAATTCTAGCCGAAAGTGGGGTGGCCGATAGCGGGAAAAAGGAACTCGAAGATCTGCAAAAGCAAGCAGAGAAGTATCGAGAGGAAAACATGTCATTTTGGGAAACAGTAGGGATGGGGGAGATAAATAGGAGCTTGACGGACGCACTCTACGGGGAGAACCACAACGCCGTTGTTAAAGCACAAGGGAGTAGAGACCCCATCTGCGGCGCCAGAGAGGCGGACGCGGGTACGGAGGCAGGAAAGTCACTGGCGATCGACTTATTTTGCCTATGTTCCACATCGCCAGAACTTCACAACTTTCAGCAGATTTGCTGCGCCGACTGTCGAGGTGGAGCAAACGACCACCCCTGGATTCCTTCGGAAGATGGGAACCAGAGATGGAAGTTCCTTGCGCAAAAATGTGGAGAAACTAATCAAGGTGGAAAGCTCTCAACAGACTCCATTGAGAAGTCAGCCGAATTCTTTTTGAAAACATTGAAAAATCCCTTAGACTCAAGAGCGGAGGCACGCCGCACAGTGCTAGGAAGCACCAACGGCGATGTTAGCATTAATTGCAACGGTTGGAAAACTTCGGGAAACGGACGGTGCGTCAAATACGATCCAAACCACTTAAATGATGGGATCCTGTCAATACCATGGTACGTAAAATTGGCGAAGGCAGCGACCCGAATGGATAAATTAATGGAAGCTGAAAAAACGTTGCGTGAGATTCTGGAAAATGTGGAGAAGTTGGAACGAAAGCAAGTCGCAATACCACCCAAACCTGCTGACGAGGGTAATGCCGTCCCGAGCGTCTCAAAAGACGTCGtagaaaacaacaatgaaaATTCCGGCGTAAGTAATAATcgtgagaaaagagaaagcaaaGGTGAACTCAACGAAGAGAAATCACCAGGGAGTGAAAAGTCGCCGGAGGAAGTCGACTGTGACGGCTGTAAACCCGAAGAAGGGtgtgaggagggaaagtgtGAAAGCGAAAATGGGAGACACGACTCTGAAGGCACAAAAAGGCCACCTGTAAAGAGCCATTCTGCAACAATAATCGGTGGTTCgttgaagttttttttgcttttgggaTAA
- a CDS encoding T. brucei spp.-specific protein, translated as MSCLHGGGTPLRVAFPSPCMAEFDRIRTSMDRVENLLNESMTLLCGYRSVRLAWGETNSVSGFNGGNSPSPTGTTSLKGFSATSGKSSHHRSTSSAVSGPKPKAGRPSNAAFDIVDDRMNISLTALRNRIRAELNDYCRFGLAACCHKPG; from the coding sequence ATGAGCTGCCTTCATGGTGGCGGGACTCCGTTGCGGGTGGCATTTCCCTCCCCGTGCATGGCGGAGTTTGATCGGATTCGCACTTCTATGGATCGTGTGGAGAATTTGTTGAATGAATCAATGACTCTCCTTTGCGGTTACCGGTCGGTGCGGCTTGCGTGGGGTGAAACAAATTCAGTTAGTGGATTTAATGGCGGGAACTCGCCTTCTCCAACGGGTACCACTTCATTAAAGGGGTTTAGTGCGACATCAGGGAAAAGTAGTCATCACCGCTCGACCTCATCGGCGGTTTCGGGTCCCAAACCCAAAGCGGGGAGGCCTTCGAATGCAGCTTTTGATATTGTGGACGACCGCATGAATATTTCGCTCACCGCCTTGCGCAACCGCATCCGAGCGGAGTTGAATGATTACTGCCGCTTCGGTCTCGCCGCTTGTTGCCACAAACCGGGTTAA
- a CDS encoding CPSF 30 kDa subunit gives MFTDNAAHTSLAFEDTLPVEAPATAKRSEICQPFQHGKCRNGAACPERHVLSQFKSMRLEVCKHWLRGACVNGENCVYLHEYDDRYVPACAFYQRLGECSNPECPFQHVVQVERQPECAAYRRGFCPLGPKCRLRHVFRPPCVFYLTGFCPLGPKCASGHPVQQLYNRNDVSERLRQRMLIERADDPSFNKNATCYRCFDPGHLSPNCPGMQSGLLRRLLMALQEPGEQLYFQSDGRAARKCCFFCGEEGHEVRDCPKKQKPQQWGGHRRGDATGRQ, from the coding sequence ATGTTTACTGACAACGCTGCCCACACGTCACTTGCCTTCGAGGATACCCTTCCAGTCGAGGCCCCCGCTACGGCGAAGCGGTCTGAAATTTGTCAGCCGTTCCAACATGGCAAGTGTCGAAACGGTGCGGCGTGCCCTGAGCGGCATGTTCTCTCCCAATTTAAGTCCATGCGTTTGGAGGTCTGCAAGCATTGGCTTCGCGGCGCCTGCGTGAACGGTGAAAATTGTGTATATTTGCATGAATACGACGATCGTTATGTCCCTGCTTGTGCCTTTTATCAGCGTCTCGGTGAATGTTCCAATCCGGAGTGTCCATTCCAGCACGTCGTGCAGGTGGAGCGGCAGCCGGAATGCGCCGCTTACCGCCGAGGTTTTTGTCCATTAGGTCCCAAGTGCCGGCTGCGGCACGTCTTCCGCCCACCGTGTGTCTTTTACCTCACAGGATTTTGTCCGTTGGGGCCGAAGTGTGCTTCGGGCCACCCCGTACAGCAGCTTTACAACCGTAATGACGTTAGTGAGCGGCTGCGGCAGCGGATGCTGATCGAGCGGGCAGACGATCCATCTTTCAACAAAAATGCCACATGTTACCGTTGCTTTGATCCGGGGCATCTGTCACCTAACTGTCCGGGTATGCAAAGTGGTTTGCTCCGGCGGTTGCTGATGGCTCTCCAGGAACCTGGAGAACAGTTGTACTTCCAGAGCGATGGACGTGCCGCGCGGAAGTGCTGCTTTTTCTGTGGAGAAGAGGGGCATGAGGTCCGTGACTGCCCCAAGAAGCAGAAACCCCAACAATGGGGAGGCCACCGTCGTGGTGATGCAACGGGAAGGCAGTAA
- a CDS encoding ubiquitin ligase, putative, with amino-acid sequence MALSGFASVQNPMDPRKWTSGTLLEYLQLHELSTGMEWESHTVGKEERLLLVRAVRDDLDRFYHMGGDASGLVPLENVLETDPKILLKCRVPPGAATLLRQYPQKLGDTVNAGLEMLMEERTKYSSPAAWKCTSNALPMVEWWLGLTVDEEGEKMIREETGFRVCGRSFQPGEILVFCKDCASDCSCVMCSDCFKSSPCINHNYVVRQCLIGGGMCDCGDPSAWKTASFCTRHRGFQSSADPAADMDCTKRQWLEVLSRGLVLYITTIVGAQAEYQCNSNSSDDQLARMQWFDRALRRIADIALLLSTSGDGPRRVLCHSLMEKALVSRRVECVADGKRLEEMRHLSCMEELFLYGFEIPKLSRFSIWERSILWLFNNTLCDPLIRVPFAELLLKYGERGATRRELHVATLSVQVFTSSDVVDSLLLREPHPKWESVLKGETILHRLISCLLYCSCETMNVRNASPQEVSRAVRCCRWMTEVLCVTQNTCAIVVSRQLYRGWCRLLTINGSASMVFRRTSVGESDGGSVETDCAMNIELELQQMFHRIANMARDVAVSLHAGELLIPPRLLESLSSSSWCSALDPAVESSKRRDMLEGFSVQGGSALLVGGGGVGCSVTCREYMRELMRECMVAINALLQEKRGGFSPKEVISVDADGKPLLERYDLLDKKSPNPTSFVLPHMRFFAEIVKSWMKVQKRIEESGAGVEQGSFVSLLSELFAETEARADYWIDELLMPLVLLCQHEQGLWHGERFELSRRCECYVACSTLMIEADVCMMQLLMLLVPTETFAAQLLNRFMFSKENRALGYTGFLRLVLTLCVQDCSLLINNKADLVFALKRRLLHVIAGDRGHSLDDLERVASELEHALPGINLDELLPLIFREVTTTVKSRKRAVVQFKDVCTWRSYINLYHPSLRDHHLPDMCDLYDRLVRRKRMGTDSGGEGDSNDAPAVFPPPNIRWVEVAERPEEGSWEARRAAVFRDKVFLLLQDPCVLSVAIRAVHGYMFDGLEGCSGSEGTVSIITLAHAISLLYLAMRACTIIGAGASGGSAATVVDWDAVGEFHKKNSSPPIHAPQQLNQLLGVEGLLNARNLKEALEVPVEADLVFGAGRSPVSTASATTTVDALRKLRTRFREVTKDIFGIVGMVEFILQGMSEPSLSVGADKPAVGESQRGEGECCRPDVKGKQSALLKRMKAINAKKSFAMLSDPSRFGFYATQDAPAPGVKPSVCEGGSHSSVANPILQRIRSMDCCICRDHARGSLALFGNVSVSDVLDRLRFDDTGVDSHQQQPQKRKLSTHFYLCGHAAHMRCVKRIFGRMASTVQNTPDMDRLPAAVTRNDFSCPMCLMVCTTLCPCPVPPANVATGEASSLFEMVRESSLRAVSSDEAARGALQSLWCDISSVAVTNSSCDGSGNESRSVRKQPRDENKNIREVVEVARSVRAQMCVALEWVKVGGAVLYNELLALLSLMISLEPILLEGTISHACAELSCHDVDDNFCVLILNALLHPSDAAEYVAQYTTLLLHSSDFSALTSGPVDDDGQGAHSGLLMSVWRELGCLTLLKALLTDNTPSEVAQIGDDKVVFIPFQSEELATLEGQSQAVFTMLCYLLQKPLQNCEWGHTKASEALVSLIHKAVSDGNEKMIKGTTLSLLHRCRDVSLLDDAPRFKPLGVVYEGALLWKRFLMNRVLHLPDAHAQLLLSLNPNEPCSMCGDTEGNRLLCCFCGKLFCLRPSQRPPELYIHALTCGSGLGVYMSPEDNRIHVLETRRSQVVVLAGPYADEYGRPAVRGYTSRQLTLNDDLAHFLLSLWIRSRWNVEFTVVSEMKRRDLRLL; translated from the coding sequence ATGGCGTTGTCAGGCTTTGCATCTGTGCAGAATCCGATGGATCCGAGGAAGTGGACCTCTGGAACCCTTTTGGAGTACCTGCAGCTTCATGAACTTTCCACTGGTATGGAGTGGGAAAGTCATACCGTTGGGAAGGAGGAACGTTTGCTGTTGGTGCGTGCAGTCAGGGATGATCTTGATCGTTTCTATCATATGGGTGGTGACGCGTCGGGGTTAGTGCCTCTGGAAAATGTTCTGGAAACTGATCCAAAAATTCTTCTGAAGTGCCGCGTTCCTCCAGGAGCTGCTACGTTGCTCAGGCAATACCCCCAAAAGCTGGGTGATACTGTCAACGCGGGACTTGAAATGTTGATGGAGGAGAGAACCAAATATAGTTCCCCTGCTGCATGGAAGTGCACCAGCAATGCTCTGCCAATGGTGGAGTGGTGGCTGGGCCTCACTGttgatgaagaaggagaaaaaatgatACGAGAGGAGACGGGGTTTCGTGTTTGCGGTCGTTCTTTTCAACCTGGGGAAATACTTGTGTTTTGCAAGGATTGCGCCTCAGATTGTTCGTGTGTGATGTGTAGTGACTGTTTCAAGAGTTCTCCATGCATTAATCATAATTATGTCGTGCGGCAGTGTTTGATTGGTGGGGGTATGTGTGACTGTGGTGACCCGTCTGCGTGGAAaactgcttctttttgcacGCGACATAGGGGATTTCAGAGTTCGGCGGATCCTGCTGCCGATATGGACTGTACTAAGCGACAGTGGCTTGAGGTGTTGTCGCGTGGTCTTGTACTATACATTACGACGATTGTTGGCGCACAGGCGGAATACCAATGCAATAGTAACAGTAGTGATGATCAATTAGCAAGGATGCAGTGGTTTGATCGAGCACTTCGTCGGATAGCTGACATTGCACTGCTTCTTTCGACAAGTGGTGACGGACCCCGACGTGTGCTGTGCCATAGCCTTATGGAGAAGGCGCTCGTATCCCGGCGTGTTGAGTGCGTAGCGGATGGAAAAAGGCTGGAGGAGATGCGTCACCTTTCTTGCATGGAagaattatttttatatggGTTTGAAATCCCCAAGTTATCCCGTTTTTCCATTTGGGAACGCTCTATTCTTTGGTTATTCAACAACACCCTCTGTGACCCGCTGATCCGCGTCCCCTTTGCGGAGCTTCTTTTAAAGTACGGGGAACGAGGCGCCACGAGGAGGGAGTTACATGTTGCAACGCTCAGCGTTCAGGTCTTTACATCCAGTGATGTTGTGGACAGCCTTTTACTGCGGGAGCCACATCCAAAGTGGGAAAGTGTGCTCAAGGGAGAAACAATTCTTCATCGGCTTATCTCTTGCCTGTTGTATTGCAGTTGTGAGACCATGAATGTGAGAAACGCTTCCCCACAAGAGGTCTCGAGGGCAGTCAGGTGTTGTAGGTGGATGACAGAAGTGTTGTGTGTGACACAGAACACTTGTGCAATCGTTGTGTCGCGCCAACTTTATCGCGGCTGGTGCAGGTTACTCACGATTAATGGGAGTGCTAGTATGGTGTTTCGAAGGACATCAGTGGGCGAGTCAGACGGGGGCAGTGTGGAAACGGACTGTGCTATGAATATAGAGTTAGAGCTGCAGCAAATGTTTCACCGTATAGCGAATATGGCCCGCGACGTAGCGGTGTCGTTGCACGCGGGCGAGTTGTTAATTCCGCCCCGCCTGTTGGAAAGTCTTTCGTCTTCCTCGTGGTGTAGTGCATTGGACCCCGCTGTTGAGAGCAGCAAGCGTCGTGACATGCTTGAAGGGTTTTCCGTACAGGGTGGATCAGCACTGTTGGTCGGAGGCGGTGGGGTTGGGTGTAGCGTAACTTGTCGAGAGTACATGCGTGAGCTAATGAGAGAGTGTATGGTGGCCATTAACGCCCTTCTCCAAGAAAAGCGGGGCGGGTTTTCCCCAAAGGAAGTAATTTCTGTGGACGCAGATGGGAAGCCACTACTGGAACGATATGACTTGCTAGATAAAAAATCACCTAATCCAACATCGTTTGTGCTTCCGCACATGCGATTCTTCGCAGAAATAGTGAAGTCGTGGATGAAGGTACAAAAGCGAATTGAAGAAAGCGGGGCGGGAGTTGAACAGGGGTCATTCGTCTCTCTTCTTTCGGAGTTGTTTGCGGAAACAGAAGCGAGGGCAGATTATTGGATTGATGAGCTTCTCATGCCATTGGTCCTGCTCTGCCAACATGAGCAAGGTCTTTGGCATGGTGAGCGCTTTGAGTTGTCAAGGCGTTGCGAGTGTTACGTTGCTTGCAGTACACTCATGATCGAAGCAGACGTGTGCATGATGCAACTGCTTATGCTTTTGGTCCCCACAGAGACGTTTGCAGCTCAGTTGCTGAATCGGTTCATGTTCTCTAAGGAGAATCGTGCGTTGGGTTACACCGGCTTTTTGAGGCTTGTCCTCACACTTTGTGTACAGGACTGCAGTTTACTAATTAATAATAAGGCTGATTTAGTCTTCGCATTGAAACGGCGGTTACTGCACGTCATTGCAGGGGACCGCGGTCACTCCCTTGACGACCTGGAGAGGGTAGCCAGTGAGTTGGAACATGCTTTACCCGGCATCAACCTTGATGAATTGCTTCCATTAATTTTTAGAGAAGTGACCACGACAGTGAAAAGCCGGAAGAGGGCGGTGGTTCAGTTCAAGGATGTTTGCACGTGGCGGTCGTACATAAACCTTTATCATCCATCACTTCGGGACCACCATTTACCTGATATGTGCGATCTCTACGACCGTTTAGTGCGGAGGAAGCGGATGGGAACCGACagtgggggggagggagactCTAACGATGCACCGGCGGTGTTCCCTCCACCTAACATACGATGGGTTGAAGTGGCTGAGCGGCCTGAGGAAGGGTCGTGGGAGGCTCGTCGTGCCGCCGTATTCCGTGACAAGGTGTTTCTACTGCTACAAGATCCTTGTGTGCTTAGCGTTGCCATACGTGCAGTTCACGGATACATGTTTGACGGGCTGGAGGGCTGTTCGGGGTCTGAGGGGACGGTAAGTATTATTACGTTGGCGCATGCCATCTCTTTGCTGTACCTTGCAATGAGGGCATGCACAATCATTGGCGCTGGTGCGTCAGGTGGATCTGCTGCTACTGTGGTGGATTGGGATGCGGTTGGTGAGTttcataaaaaaaattcatcCCCACCAATACACGCTCCGCAACAACTCAACCAGCTGCTCGGTGTGGAAGGTCTTCTCAACGCGAGGAACCTTAAGGAAGCCCTTGAAGTTCCTGTGGAAGCGGATTTAGTTTTTGGGGCGGGCCGTTCACCGGTGTCGACAGCGTCCGCGACTACAACAGTGGACGCGCTACGCAAACTACGCACCCGTTTCCGGGAGGTAACGAAGGATATATTTGGTATTGTTGGAATGGTAGAGTTTATACTTCAAGGCATGAGTGAACCTTCCCTTTCGGTTGGGGCAGACAAGCCAGCGGTTGGGGAGTCGCAGCGTGGAGAGGGTGAGTGCTGCCGACCGGACGTCAAGGGGAAGCAGTCAGCGCTTTTGAAGCGTATGAAAGCGATTAACGCGAAGAAAAGTTTTGCCATGCTCTCTGATCCTTCGAGGTTTGGCTTTTATGCAACACAAGACGCACCTGCACCGGGTGTGAAACCTTCTGTGTGTGAAGGTGGCAGCCATTCTTCGGTGGCCAACCCAATACTGCAGCGTATCCGAAGCATGGATTGTTGCATATGCCGGGATCATGCGAGGGGATCGCTTGCTCTTTTCGGAAACGTTTCTGTGTCTGATGTGCTTGACCGCCTTCGATTTGACGACACAGGGGTCGACTCCCACCAGCAACAACCTCAAAAGCGCAAGTTAAGCACTCATTTTTACCTCTGTGGACATGCCGCCCACATGCGTTGTGTGAAGAGGATATTTGGTCGAATGGCCTCCACTGTGCAAAACACGCCAGACATGGACCGGTTGCCTGCAGCGGTTACTCGCAACGATTTCAGCTGTCCAATGTGCCTCATGGTTTGCACAACGCTCTGCCCGTGCCCCGTGCCACCTGCGAATGTGGCGACGGGAGAGGCATCTTCCCTGTTTGAGATGGTACGGGAGAGTTCGTTACGTGCTGTCAGCTCTGACGAGGCCGCCCGAGGTGCACTGCAGAGTTTGTGGTGTGACATTTCTAGCGTAGCTGTTACCAATTCTTCCTGTGATGGCAGCGGGAATGAATCGCGGAGTGTGCGGAAGCAACCGCGGGACGAAAATAAGAACATTCGAGAGGTTGTCGAGGTTGCTCGAAGTGTTCGTGCGCAAATGTGCGTAGCGCTCGAGTGGGTGAAGGTTGGAGGTGCTGTGCTGTACAATGAGCTGCTCGCCCTCCTCTCCCTCATGATATCACTGGAGCCAATATTACTTGAAGGGACTATTTCCCATGCTTGTGCGGAACTTTCCTGTCACGATGTTGATGATAATTTTTGCGTACTTATTCTAAATGCACTACTGCATCCCTCAGACGCGGCAGAGTACGTGGCTCAGTACACGACACTCTTACTGCATTCGAGTGATTTCTCTGCCCTCACCTCGGGACCCGTCGACGATGATGGTCAAGGCGCTCACAGTGGACTTCTTATGTCTGTATGGCGTGAGTTGGGGTGCCTTACGCTTCTCAAGGCGTTGCTGACCGACAATACACCATCTGAGGTGGCACAGATCGGTGACGATAAGGTTGTATTCATTCCGTTTCAGTCGGAAGAGCTTGCGACGTTGGAGGGTCAGAGCCAAGCTGTTTTCACCATGTTGTGCTATTTGTTGCAGAAACCGCTTCAAAACTGCGAGTGGGGACATACAAAAGCCTCGGAGGCCTTGGTCTCGCTAATTCACAAAGCGGTCTCGGATGGGAATGAGAAGATGATCAAAGGAACCACGCTTAGTTTACTGCACCGTTGCCGCGACGTGTCTCTTCTTGATGACGCGCCTCGTTTCAAACCGTTGGGTGTTGTGTATGAAGGGGCCTTATTGTGGAAGCGGTTCTTAATGAATCGTGTGTTGCACCTTCCTGATGCCCACGCCCAATTACTCCTCAGCCTCAACCCCAATGAACCTTGTAGCATGTGTGGCGATACAGAAGGGAATCGTCTCCTGTGCTGCTTCTGTGGCAAACTCTTTTGCTTGAGACCATCACAAAGGCCACCGGAGCTTTACATTCATGCCCTCACGTGTGGCAGTGGCCTTGGTGTTTACATGAGTCCCGAAGACAATCGTATACACGTGCTCGAAACTAGAAGGTCTCAAGTTGTTGTTCTAGCGGGTCCTTACGCCGACGAGTATGGTCGACCTGCAGTGCGTGGCTACACCTCGCGCCAGTTAACCCTTAATGACGACTTGGcgcattttttgctttccttgtGGATTCGGTCGAGGTGGAATGTGGAGTTTACTGTGGTCAGTGAAATGAAGCGGCGGGACCTTCGACTCCTTTAA